A genome region from Hevea brasiliensis isolate MT/VB/25A 57/8 chromosome 7, ASM3005281v1, whole genome shotgun sequence includes the following:
- the LOC131181422 gene encoding uncharacterized protein LOC131181422: MTIHHFEEFNLAHQPTSLPSSTLPLIPATWIPLPTNVLKLNFDAAVNSSRNGGATTVVVRNSEGQILDWAYKKYNFIIDPLVLESLACRDAALLAVNRGFHYVVLEGNSLLVINAVKNSVIPQNIQQIIYDVRQLSLSFTSISFSHVRRTCNLAAHALATKFLHESHVSCNWVA, encoded by the coding sequence ATGACAATTcatcattttgaagagtttaatcTAGCTCATCAACCTACTAGTCTTCCATCTTCTACTCTTCCCTTGATTCCAGCGACGTGGATCCCTCTTCCTACAAATGTCCTCAAATTGAATTTTGATGCTGCAGTTAACTCTAGTAGGAATGGAGGTGCCACAACAGTTGTTGTCCGAAATTCAGAAGGGCAAATTTTAGATTGGGCTTACAAGAAATACAATTTCATTATTGATCCCTTGGTTTTAGAAAGCTTAGCATGCAGAGATGCAGCTCTTTTGGCTGTTAATAGAGGTTTTCACTATGTTGTCCTTGAGGGAAACTCGTTACTGGTTATCAATGCTGTTAAGAATTCAGTGATTCCTCAGAATATCCAgcaaattatttatgatgttagACAATTATCTTTGTCTTTTACTAGTATCTCTTTCTCCCATGTTAGGAGAACTTGTAATTTAGCTGCACATGCTCTAGCCACCAAATTTCTTCATGAATCTCATGTTTCTTGCAATTGGGTGGCATAA